A stretch of DNA from Oscillospiraceae bacterium:
TACAGAACCTTAAAGCCTGAAAGAGACGGTCTTTTCTGCGAAAGAATTTTCGGACCGACAAAGGACTGGGAATGTCATTGCGGTAAATATAAAAGACTTCGTTATAAGGGCAAAATCTGTGAACGCTGCGGAGTTGAGGTTACAAGATCCAAAGTAAGACGTGAGAGAATGGGACATATAGAGCTCGCAACCCCCGTTTCTCATATATGGTACTTTAAGGGAACTCCTTCAAGACTCGGTCTTGTATTGGATTTATCCCCCAGAATACTTGAAAAGGTGCTTTATTTCGCACTTTATATAGTAATCGATCCCGGTGATGTAAGAGGTATCCGTGAAAAAGATACTCTTACAGAATCCGAGTACAGAGATTTAAGAGAAAAATACGGCGACGGCTTTGAAGCTGAAATGGGCGCTTCTGCAATTAAGAAGCTTCTGTTGAAGATTAACAAGGAAGAGCTTCGTGACCAGCTTCTTGAAGAGCTTGAAACTGCTTCCGGTCAAAAAAGAGGCAGAATAGTTAAAAGACTTGATGCTATTGAGTCCTTTATCACAAGCGGAAACGAGCTTTCCTGGATGATTTTAGACGTGCTTCCTGTTATCCCGCCTGAAATTCGTCCTATGGTACAGCTTGACGGCGGACGTTTTGCATCCAGTGACCTTAATGACCTTTACCGCCGTGTTATCAACAGAAATAACAGACTTAAGAGATTATTGGAATTAAATGCTCCCGACATTATCGTCAGAAACGAGAAGAGAATGCTACAGGAGGCTGTCGATGCTCTTATTGACAACGGCAGACGTTCCCGTGCCGTAGGCGGCCCTAACAACAGAGCATTGAAATCTCTTTCCGATATGCTTAAGGGTAAGCAGGGCCGTTTCAGACAGAACCTTCTCGGTAAACGTGTTGACTATTCAGGACGTTCCGTTATCGTCGTAGGTCCTGACCTTAAGATTTATCAGTGCGGTCTTCCTAAGGAAATGGCTATTGAGCTGTTCAAACCCTTCGTTATGAAGCGTCTTGAGGAAATGGGTATTGCTAAAAATATCAAGAGCGCAAAGAAAATGGTTGAGCGTATGCAGGGCGAGGTTTGGGACGCTTTGGAAGAGGTTATCAAGGAGCATCCCGTTCTTCTTAACCGTGCGCCTACACTTCACAGACTTGGTATTCAAGCATTCGAGCCTGTATTGGTTGAAGGTCGTGCATTAAGACTTCATCCGTTGGTATGTACAGCTTACAACGCTGACTTCGACGGTGACCAGATGGCTGTTCACGTTCCTCTTTCCGCTGCAGCACAGGCAGAGGCTCGTTTCCTTATGCTCTCTGCTAACAACCTGCTTAAGCCTCAGGATGGAAAGCCTGTTACCGTTCCTACACAGGATATGGTACTCGGTGCATACTATCTTACAATGATTAAGGATAAGGATAAGCCCACAGAGCAAAGACCTTACTTTAAGGATATCGACGAGGCAAAGCTTGCATACTATGCAAAAACAGTTACTCTTCACGAGCCTGTAAGACTTCGTGTTGATAAAACTGATGACAACGGCGAAAAAACCGGCGAGCATATAATGATAGATACCTCTATCGGCAGAATTATCTTCAATGAGGTAATTCCTCAGAATCTCGGCTTTATGGACAGAACAAATCCTGACCAGAAGTACAAGCTTGAGGTTGACCAGATTGTTACCAAAAAAGTTTTGGGACAGATTATCGACCGTTGTATCAAGGCTAACGGCGGCGCAGAAACTGCTGACACACTTGATAAAATCAAGAGCATTTGCTATCAGTTCTCCACAAAGGGCGCTATTACCGTTTCCGTTTCCGATATGACAATTCCGCCTAAGAAATATGAATATATTGAACAGGCAGAAGAAAAAATTGAAGAAATTACAGAAAACTATAAGATGGGTCTTATGACTGATGACGAGCGTTACTCTGCTGTTATTGACCAGTGGGAGAAAACAACAAAGCTCGTTACAGATGAGCTTGAAAAAGGACTTGACGAATTCAATCCTATCTATATGATGGCTAATTCAGGAGCTCGTGGTAGCATGAGCCAGATCAGACAGCTTGCCGGAATGAGAGGACTTATGGCAAACACCTCCGGTAAAGCAATCGAAATTCCTATTCGTTCAAACTTCCGTGAAGGTCTTAATATCCTTGAATTCTTTATTTCTTCCCGTGGTGCGCGTAAAGGTCTTGCCGATACTGCGTTAAGAACTGCGGACTCAGGTTACCTTACAAGACGTCTTGTTGACGTTTCTCAGGACGTTATTATCCGTGAGGACGATTGCGGAACTGATGAAGGCTTGATGGTAAGTGAGATTCCCAACGTTGAAAAGCTTACTGACAGACTTTTGGGCCGCTTCGCTGCGAAACCCATAGTTGACGAAAACGGAGAAGTTATCGTTGGAACAGATGTTCCTATGACCGAAAAAGATGCTAAGGCAATAATGGATGCAGGCATAAAGAGAGTTGAAATCCGTTCAGTTCTTAAATGCCGTTGCAAATACGGTGTCTGCGCTAAGTGCTACGGTAAAAACCTTGCGGCAAACGAGGTTGTACGCACAGGTGAGGCTGTCGGCATAATTGCGGCACAGTCAATCGGTGAGCCCGGTACACAGCTTACAATGAGAACCTTCCATACAGGCGGTGTTGCCGGTAAGGACGTATCGGATATTACACAGGGTCTTCCCCGTGTCGAAGAGCTTTTCGAAGCAAGAAAGCCCAAGGCTCTTGCTGTTTTGGCTGAAATTTCAGGACGTGTTACCTTTGATGAAATCAAAAAGATTAAAAACGTTATCGTTACAAATGATGAAGGCGAGAGCGTTGCTCATCCTATCATATTTAGCTTAAGACTTAAAGAAAAAATCGAAATGGCTGAGAAAAACGGAACAGAGTGCTGGGTAGAAAAGGGCGAAGAGCTTACACAAGGCTCTAAGAACCCCCGTGATATACTCAGAATTTTGGGACCCGATGCCGTTCAGGAATACTTTATCGAAGAAGTACAGCGTGTATATAGATTACAGGGTGTTGATATCAACGATAAGCATATTGAAGTTATTGTTCGTCAGATGATGAAGAAATACAAGGTGCTTGATCCCGGAAGCGCACAGGCTGTTGACGGATTGCAAATCGTTGAAGGCGCTCAGATTGATAAGTATTATTATCTCAAGGCTAAGGAAGACATTGAGAGAAGACGTGCAGAGGGAGAAGATGTTAAGGATATCGTAGCAGAGCCCGAGCTCCTCGGTATCACCAAGGCTTCTCTTGCAACGGATAGCTTCCTTTCAGCCGCATCCTTCCAAGAGACCACAAAGGTTCTTACAGATGCCGCTATCAGAGGTAAGACTGATCCCCTTATCGGACTTAAAGAAAACGTTATTATCGGTAAGCTTATCCCCGCAGGTACAGGACTTCCCAGATACAGAAACGTTGAAATTGTTGAAAACAATACAAACAATAACAACCAATAATTTTACAGACTGTCGAAAAAGGCACAGACCGCAGAAAAAGAAAAAATCATAAAGGTTTGAAGCTAATTTCACAAATGATATAGGAAAGGAGTTTTTCTCTTTTCCTATATTTTTGTTTTAAGGAAAATTCCGTATAAGAATACGTAATTTAAGTAAAATTTTTCTGCTTTCCGCCAATCCGCTCTCTAACGTACCACCGTACGCCGACGAGAACGGATTGACGAAATCTGCACTCTTTTTGGACAGTCTTGCCATGGTGTCGAAAACCTTTCGACACCCTGAAAGCTCGCTTCAATTTGAAGCGAGCTTTTTTGCGCCTGCTGAAGATTGGAAATTTATACTTGATAATACAGTATAATTGTGGTAAACTAATAGTTGCCAAACTAATTAAATATTTTATAACAAGCAAAAAAGCCAAGGGGTTAGTATATCTTTTGGTTAAGTTTTATTTGAGGTACCTAACGATATGAATTTGATAAAAATGCAAATTCCACAATGTTAGGTGCTTATTGTGCTTGTTATATTGTATTAGTTTGGCGACTATCGGAGTTTGCATTTTTTGTGCGTCTGCTTCGGTAGGCGCACTTTTTTTATCTAAAATTATTTTGGAGGGTTTTTAGTATGAGTATTTTCAAAAACATCAAGCACTGTATTTCTCTTTTGCTGTGTGTTGTATTGCTTGCAACACTTATGCTTATAGGTATATTTTCCGTCAGTGCGGAAAACGAAGGATATTATACCTATACAGTATCAAACGGAAAGGCAACTATAACAGGTTGCGATGAATCGATAAGCGGAGATGTTACTATCCCCTCAACCTTAGGCGGTTATCCTGTTACAAGAATAGGAGATTATGCATTTTATAATTGCGGAAGTCTTACAAGTATAGCTATCCCCGATAGTGTTACAAGTATAGGTGAAGGTGCATTTTCTTATTGCGGAAGTCTTGAAAGTATAACCATTCCTGACGGTGTTACAAGTATAAGTGATTTTGCGTTTCATTTTTGCTCTATCCTTACAAGTATAACAATTCCCGACAGTGTTACAAGTATAGGGGAACAAGCATTTGGTGGGACAAGACTTACAAGCATAACAATCCCCGAAAGCGTTACAAGTATAGGGCGTGCTGCGTTTAGTAGTTGCAGAAGTCTTAGGAGCATAACAATTCCCGAAAGCGTTACAAGTATAGGTGATTATGCATTTAGCAATTGCACGTGTTTAACATCAGTTTTTTATAAAGGAACGACTCAGCAAAAAAATTATATGGAGATAAGTCTTAAGAATAATGATATTTTTATAAATACTATTTGGCATTATAAAGTGGAAAATGCTATTTTTGATAATGAAAATTGCATTTATTGTCCCGAATGTAATGATTATTTTTTGTCTAACGGAAAATCTGTTGCAACAAAATATTATTCGTATTTTTTTACAGACGGAGAAATAACTATATACTATGTCGATCCGTCAATATCGGGGGATGCAACAATCCCCTCAACATTGGACGGTTATCCTGTTACAGCTATAGGAGAATATGCGTTTTATAATTGCGATAGCCTTACAAGTATAACAATACCCGAAAGCGTTACAAGTATAGGTGATTCTGCGTTTTCTGCTTGCTCAAATCTTACAAGCATAACAATCCCTGACAGTGTTACAAGTATAGGTGATTTTGCGTTTAGATATTGCGAAAGTCTTGAAAGTATAACTATTCCTGATAGTGTTACAGAGATAGGTGATTCTGCGTTTGCTGCTTGTTCAAGTCTTGAAAATGTATATATAGAGAATATAGTTGCTTGGTGTAACATTGATTTTTATAATGAGTACTCAAACCCGTTATATTTCGCTGATTATTTATATCTTAACGGAGAATTAATAACAAAACTTGTTATTCCGAATGACGTTACTACCATACCTACATATGCTTTTTCGTGCAAAAATATTACGAGCATAACAGTTTCCGACAGTGTTACAAGCATAGAAAAATATGCTTTTTATGATTGTTCAAATCTTGAAAGCATAACCTTGCCGTTTGTCGGCGCTTCACAGGGAGAAACATCTAATACGCATTTTGGTTATATTTTTGGTGCATCAATTGACTCTTGGATGGACTCATTTATTCCAAAATCACTAAAAAAAGTTATATTGACTGATGAATGTGTAATTATAAACGGCGGTGCATTTTCTAATTGCGAAAATCTTGAAAATATAATAATTTCTGACAGTGTTACAAGTATAGGCGAGTATGCGTTTTTTAATTGCTCAAATCTTAAAAGTGTAACAATCGGTAACGGCGTTACAAGTATAGGCGAGTATGCGTTTTATTATTGCGAAAGTCTTGAAAGTATAACCTTGCCGTTTGTCGGTGCTTCACAGGGAGGAACATCTAATACGCATTTTGGTTATATTTTCGGCGCATCAAGTTATTCTTATAATGATGATTATGTACCGTCATCACTTAAAAATGTTATATTGACCGATAAATGTACAACTATAGATGATAATGCGTTTAGATATTGCGAAAGTCTTGAAAGTATAATAATCGGTAACCATGTAACAAGTATAGGCGAGTATGCGTTTTTTAATTGCTCAAATCTTAAAAGTGTAACAATCGGTAACGGCGTTACAAGTATAAGCTCTTCTGCATTTTATGATTGCATAAGTCTAAAAAGTATAAATGTAAATTCAAATAATACCTCGTATACTTCCAACGATGGAGTTTTATTTAACAAAGATAAAAGTCAAATAATCTGCTATTCTGCAGGTAAAACAGCATCATCATATACAATCCCTGACAGTGTTACAAGTATAGGTGATTTTGCGTTTAGATATTGCGAAAGTCTTGAAAGTATAACTATTCCTGATAGTGTTACGGAGATAGGTGATTCTGCGTTTGCTGCTTGCTCAAGTCTTGAAAATGTATATATAGAGGATATAGCTGCTTGGTGTAATATTGATTTTTATAATGAGCACTCAAATCCGTTGAATTATGCTAATTATTTATATCTTAACGGTGAATTGGTAACAAGCCTTCTTATTCCTGACAGTGTTACAAGTATAGGCGATTATACTTTTTATAGTTGTTCAAGTCTTGAAAGTATAACAATCCCCGATAGTATAACAACTATAGGTGAGGAAGCGTTTTATTATTGCATAGGTCTTACAAGCATAACTATTCCTGATAGTGTTACAGAGATAGGGGATTATGCATTTTCTGCTTGCTTTGGACTTACAAGAGTAACAATCGGTAATAGTGTTAAAAGTATAGGAAATTGGGCGTTTTTTAATTGCTCCAGACTCACAAGCATAACAATACCAAGCAGTGTTACAAGTATAGGTAATGGGACATTTTACTGGTGCTACGAACTTACAAGTGCAAATATTAATAATGGCGTTATAAGTATAGGTGATATGGCTTTTTATGGCAGCGGGCTTACGGATATAACAATACCAAATAGTGTTATAAGTATAGGTGAAGCAGCTTTTCTTGATTGCGATGCTCTTACAAAAATAATAATAGGAAACGGTACTACAAGTATAGGTTATTATGCGTTTTCTGGTTGCCATGTATTGAAAGATGTATTCTATTCGGGAACAGAGGAAGAATGGGGAAATATTTCGATAGATGAAGGCAACAACTATCTAACAAATGCTAATATCCATTACAACTACACAGAAAATGAAGCTGTTGAGGGCGACACTAACGGCGACGGAGAGGTAAATGTACTTGATGCTATCAGTATGAGAAACGGCTTATTAGGAAAAGAAGCTGAAAGCGAAATGTCAGATATGAACGGAGATTCAGTTTTTGATATTTATGATTTGCTGATACTCAAGGCTTTGATTTTTAAAAAGTAAAATATATACTCACTTAAGCGTTTTAATAAACTACAATCATTATAAATAAAAATTCTTTAATTTAATCTTTAAAATGACCTCTAAGGCTTTAAGCTTTAAAGGTCATTTTTTGTGAGTTTTATTTTAAAGCGCAAAAACATATACTTATCTGAAAGGGTGCGGTTTAATGATAGTGTTTGTAAATAAAAAATCAATTATGGGGTTTGCTGTTTGTCTTGTTTTGGTTGTTGTACTTTGTTTTTCTATCCCTAATGTTATAAGCACTTTTTCCTCTGCTTCCAATTCCTTTACTGTTATAATTGATGCGGGACACGGGGGAATGGACGGAGGCTGTGTTGCAAAGGACGGAACGGTTGAAAAGGACTTAAACCTTGACATTTCTTTAAAGCTGAGAGAGCTTTTTGAGATATCGGGAATAAATACCGTTATGACAAGAAAAGACGGCGGCTCTACCTACGACAGTGAAAAATTCAACAAAAATGCCGATATAAAAGCACGCATAGAGCTTATAAATTCATATTCAAATTGTGTTGTTTTGAGTATTCATATGAACAATTTTTCAGACAGCCGTTACAACGGCTCGCAGATTTTTTATTCAAACGATGATTTCAGTAAAGCACTTTCGGAAACCATAAGAGCTGATATCGTTTCCTTTTTACAGCCTGACAATACTCGGAAAATAAAGCCGATACCCTCTTCGGTTTTACTCTTTAAAAGAATAAAAAATCCGGCAATTCTTTGCGAATGCGGATTTTTCTCAAATGAAGCGGAGCTTGAAAAGCTCAAAAGCGATTCTTACCGTACACAGCTTGCCCTTGTGATATACAATGCCTTTATGAAATACATTTCACAATGAAAAAACCGCCTTCATTTTTGAAGGCGGTTTAGATGTACTTTTTACTTAAACTTTCTCTTACGTGCAGCTTCAGACTTCTTCTTACGCTTTACGCTGGGCTTTTCATAATGCTCTCTCTTGCGGAGTTCGGAAAGCACACCTGATTTTGCACATGAACGCTTAAAACGACGTAGTGCATTATCAAGAGACTCATTATCCTTTAGATGAACTTCTGACATTTCTTTCCCTCCCCCCAAAATACGGGTTGTACATTGTTGCCATTATATTATATATTTTTTATTCACCAATGTCAAGCATAAAATTCAAAAAACTTGGTTGTATGAAACAAAAATATTTTTAAAGCATTAAAACAGTTGACAAACACTATGGTTTTGCACTACAATATATATTGATATGATATATAATAATAAAAAGGATTGAATAAATTATGGCAAAGGAAAAAATGGTAAAAGAAATTACATCTATGGATGAAGATTTTGCGAAGTGGTATACAGATGTAGTTAAAAAGGCAGATTTAGTTGAATATTCCGGTGTACGCGGATTTATGATTATAAGGCCTTACGGATATGCTATTTGGGAGAATATCCAGAATATACTTGACGGTATGTTCAAAAAAACAGGGCACAAAAACGTTTATATGCCATTACTTATTCCGGAAAGCCTTTTGAATAAGGAAAAAGAACACGTTGAAGGCTTTGCACCCGAGGTTGCTTGGGTTACAATGGGCGGAAGCGAAAAGCTTACAGAAAGACTTTGCGTACGTCCTACCTCTGAAACTCTTTTCTGTGAGCATTATAAGGATATTATCACTTCTTATCGTGATTTACCTAAGCTTTACAATCAGTGGTGTTCAGTTGTACGTTGGGAGAAAACAACAAGACCTTTCTTGCGTTCAAGAGAATTTCTATGGCAAGAGGGCCATACAATGCACGCAACTGCTGAGGATGCACAGGAAGAAACAATCAGAATGTTAAACGTATATGCGGATTTTGTAGAGAATTATCTTGCAATTCCCGTTGTATGCGGTCAGAAAACAGATAAAGAGAAGTTTGCAGGCGCAAATGCTACTTATACAATTGAAGCACTTATGCATGACGGAAAGGCTTTACAGTCAGGTACCTCTCACAATTTTGGTGACGGCTTTGCAAGAGCTTTTGATATTAAATATTCCGATAAGAATAACACCTTACAATACTGTCATCAGACCTCTTGGGGAATGTCCACAAGAATTATCGGCGCAATTATAATGACTCACGGTGACGATAACGGTCTTGTTTTGCCCCCTGCAATAGCTCCTACTCAGGTTATGGTAATTCCTGTTGCTATGCATAAGGGCGGAGTGCTTGAAAAGGCTGAGGAAATTTGCGAGAGACTTAAGAAAATTTGCAGAGCTGATATTGATGCAAGTGAGGAAAGCCCCGGCTGGAAGTTTGCACAGTATGAAATGACAGGCGTGCCTATCCGTCTTGAAATCGGACCCCGTGATATTGAAAATAACAGCTGTGTTTTGGCAAGACGTGATACAGGCGAAA
This window harbors:
- the rpoC gene encoding DNA-directed RNA polymerase subunit beta' gives rise to the protein MEFNTFEAIKIGLASPETIRRWSSGEVKKPETINYRTLKPERDGLFCERIFGPTKDWECHCGKYKRLRYKGKICERCGVEVTRSKVRRERMGHIELATPVSHIWYFKGTPSRLGLVLDLSPRILEKVLYFALYIVIDPGDVRGIREKDTLTESEYRDLREKYGDGFEAEMGASAIKKLLLKINKEELRDQLLEELETASGQKRGRIVKRLDAIESFITSGNELSWMILDVLPVIPPEIRPMVQLDGGRFASSDLNDLYRRVINRNNRLKRLLELNAPDIIVRNEKRMLQEAVDALIDNGRRSRAVGGPNNRALKSLSDMLKGKQGRFRQNLLGKRVDYSGRSVIVVGPDLKIYQCGLPKEMAIELFKPFVMKRLEEMGIAKNIKSAKKMVERMQGEVWDALEEVIKEHPVLLNRAPTLHRLGIQAFEPVLVEGRALRLHPLVCTAYNADFDGDQMAVHVPLSAAAQAEARFLMLSANNLLKPQDGKPVTVPTQDMVLGAYYLTMIKDKDKPTEQRPYFKDIDEAKLAYYAKTVTLHEPVRLRVDKTDDNGEKTGEHIMIDTSIGRIIFNEVIPQNLGFMDRTNPDQKYKLEVDQIVTKKVLGQIIDRCIKANGGAETADTLDKIKSICYQFSTKGAITVSVSDMTIPPKKYEYIEQAEEKIEEITENYKMGLMTDDERYSAVIDQWEKTTKLVTDELEKGLDEFNPIYMMANSGARGSMSQIRQLAGMRGLMANTSGKAIEIPIRSNFREGLNILEFFISSRGARKGLADTALRTADSGYLTRRLVDVSQDVIIREDDCGTDEGLMVSEIPNVEKLTDRLLGRFAAKPIVDENGEVIVGTDVPMTEKDAKAIMDAGIKRVEIRSVLKCRCKYGVCAKCYGKNLAANEVVRTGEAVGIIAAQSIGEPGTQLTMRTFHTGGVAGKDVSDITQGLPRVEELFEARKPKALAVLAEISGRVTFDEIKKIKNVIVTNDEGESVAHPIIFSLRLKEKIEMAEKNGTECWVEKGEELTQGSKNPRDILRILGPDAVQEYFIEEVQRVYRLQGVDINDKHIEVIVRQMMKKYKVLDPGSAQAVDGLQIVEGAQIDKYYYLKAKEDIERRRAEGEDVKDIVAEPELLGITKASLATDSFLSAASFQETTKVLTDAAIRGKTDPLIGLKENVIIGKLIPAGTGLPRYRNVEIVENNTNNNNQ
- a CDS encoding proline--tRNA ligase, producing the protein MAKEKMVKEITSMDEDFAKWYTDVVKKADLVEYSGVRGFMIIRPYGYAIWENIQNILDGMFKKTGHKNVYMPLLIPESLLNKEKEHVEGFAPEVAWVTMGGSEKLTERLCVRPTSETLFCEHYKDIITSYRDLPKLYNQWCSVVRWEKTTRPFLRSREFLWQEGHTMHATAEDAQEETIRMLNVYADFVENYLAIPVVCGQKTDKEKFAGANATYTIEALMHDGKALQSGTSHNFGDGFARAFDIKYSDKNNTLQYCHQTSWGMSTRIIGAIIMTHGDDNGLVLPPAIAPTQVMVIPVAMHKGGVLEKAEEICERLKKICRADIDASEESPGWKFAQYEMTGVPIRLEIGPRDIENNSCVLARRDTGEKISVSLDELEEKIPALLDDITKTLYNKALERREKMTNVAFTLDEMIETAATKPGFIKAMWCGDLECEEKLKEVADVSSRCIPFNEEAISDTCVCCGKKATKLVYWGKAY
- a CDS encoding 30S ribosomal protein S21 → MSEVHLKDNESLDNALRRFKRSCAKSGVLSELRKREHYEKPSVKRKKKSEAARKRKFK
- a CDS encoding cell wall hydrolase, producing the protein MIVFVNKKSIMGFAVCLVLVVVLCFSIPNVISTFSSASNSFTVIIDAGHGGMDGGCVAKDGTVEKDLNLDISLKLRELFEISGINTVMTRKDGGSTYDSEKFNKNADIKARIELINSYSNCVVLSIHMNNFSDSRYNGSQIFYSNDDFSKALSETIRADIVSFLQPDNTRKIKPIPSSVLLFKRIKNPAILCECGFFSNEAELEKLKSDSYRTQLALVIYNAFMKYISQ